A section of the Apodemus sylvaticus chromosome 10, mApoSyl1.1, whole genome shotgun sequence genome encodes:
- the LOC127694436 gene encoding olfactory receptor 2T29-like: MNNYTGQSDFTLLGFFSQSALMAVVIFVAFLMALSGNALLILLMLSDTHLHTPRYFFISQLSLMDMMYISVTVPKMLMDQVLGSHKMSAAACGMQMFLYLSLAGSEFFPLAAMSCDSSVVTVPLIILRSTSPVNFLSRIEFCADQEVVTNHKASWLPKRHPGMSQPGGAITMNFPFCRSREIYHFFCEAPAVTKLSCSDTWLYETLMYVCCVLMLLIPVTVISGSYSSILLTVLRMNSAEGRKKALATCSSHMTVVLLFYGAAVYTYMLPASLHTPEKDMVVSVFYTILTPLLNPLIYSLRNKNVTDAMKNLFCMKSFFQESLK, from the exons ATGAACAACTACACTGGACAGTCAGATTTCACTCTGCTGGGATTTTTCAGTCAATCTGCCCTGATGGCTGTGGTCATATTTGTGGCTTTCCTGATGGCCTTGTCTGGGAACGCCCTCCTGATCCTGCTGATGCTCTCTGACACCCACCTCCACACACCCAGGTACTTCTTTATCAGCCAGCTGTCCCTCATGGACATGATGTACATTTCTGTCACTGTGCCCAAGATGCTCATGGATCAGGTCCTGGGGAGCCACAAGATGTCAGCTGCAGCCTGTGGGATGCAGATGTTCCTCTACCTGTCACTAGCAGGATCAGAATTTTTCCCTCTGGCTGCCATGTCTTGTGACTCTTCTGTGGTTACAGTTCCA CTTATCATTCTCAGATCTACAAGCCCAGTAAACTTTCTCAGCAGAATAGAATTCTGTGCTGATCAGGAGGTAGTCACTAACCACAAAGCTTCTTGGTTGCCTAAGAGACACCCTGGGATGTCACAACCTGGAGGAGCAATCACCATGAACTTCCCATTCTGTAGATCCAGAGAAATCTACCATTTCTTCTGTGAGGCCCCTGCTGTGACCAAGCTCTCCTGCTCTGACACCTGGCTCTATGAGACCctcatgtatgtgtgctgtgtgctcatGCTTCTCATCCCTGTGACAGTCATCTCAGGCTCCTATTCATCCATCCTCCTCACTGTCCTCAGGATGAACTcagcagagggcaggaagaaGGCCCTGGCCACCTGCTCCTCCCACATGACTGTGGTCCTCCTCTTCTATGGAGCTGCTGTCTATACCTACatgctccctgcctccctccacaCCCCTGAGAAGGACATGGTGGTGTCTGTGTTTTACACCATACTCACCCCTCTGTTGAACCCACTAATCTATAGTCTTAGGAATAAGAATGTCACTGATGCTATGAAGAACCTGTTTTGTATGAAATCCTTCTTTCAAGAATCTTTAAAGTAA
- the LOC127694288 gene encoding olfactory receptor 2T29-like codes for MDITTWMSNYTKQSDFTLLGFFSQSKHPALLAVVVFIVFLMALSGNALLILLIVSDAHLHTPMYFFISQLSLMDMMYISVTVPKMLMDQVLGSHKISAAACGMQMFLYAMLAGSEFFLLAAMSYDRYVAICHPLRYPVLMNHRVCLLLLSVCWLLGSLDGFILTPVTMTFPFCGSREIHHFFCEVPAVTKLSCSDTWLYETLMYVCCVLMLLIPVTVISGSYSSILLTVLRMNSAEGRKKALATCSSHMTVVLLFYGAAVYTYMLPASLHTPEKDMVVSVFYTILTPLLNPLIYSLRNKNVTEAMKNLFCMKSFFQESLK; via the coding sequence ATGGACATCACCACCTGGATGAGCAACTACACTAAACAGTCAGATTTCACTCTGCTGGGATTCTTCAGTCAATCCAAGCACCCTGCCCTGTTGGCTGTGGTTGTATTTATAGTTTTCCTGATGGCCTTGTCTGGGAACGCCCTCCTGATCCTGCTGATAGTCTCTGACGCccacctccacacacccatgtacttctttaTCAGCCAGCTGTCCCTCATGGACATGATGTACATTTCTGTCACTGTGCCCAAGATGCTCATGGACCAGGTCCTGGGGAGCCACAAGATCTCGGCTGCAGCCTGTGGGATGCAGATGTTCCTCTATGCGATGCTGGCAGGTTCAGAATTTTTCCTTCTGGCTGCCAtgtcctatgaccgctatgtggccatctgccatcCACTCCGGTATCCTGTCCTCATGAACCACAGGGTGTGTCTCCTCCTGTTGTCTGTCTGTTGGCTCCTGGGATCCTTGGATGGGTTCATTCTTACTCCAGTCACCATGACCTTCCCGTTCTGTGGATCCAGAGAAATCCACCACTTCTTCTGTGAGGTCCCTGCCGTGACCAAGCTCTCCTGCTCTGACACCTGGCTCTATGAGACTctcatgtatgtgtgctgtgtgctcatGCTTCTCATCCCTGTGACAGTCATCTCAGGCTCCTATTCATCCATCCTCCTCACTGTCCTCAGGATGAACTcagcagagggcaggaagaaGGCCCTGGCCACCTGCTCCTCCCACATGACTGTGGTCCTCCTCTTCTATGGTGCTGCTGTCTATACCTACatgctccctgcctccctccacaCCCCCGAGAAGGACATGGTGGTATCTGTGTTTTACACCATACTCACCCCTCTGTTGAACCCACTGATCTATAGTCTTAGGAATAAGAATGTCACAGAGGCTATGAAGAACCTGTTTTGTATGAAATCCTTCTTTCAAGAATCTTTAAAGTAA